A single genomic interval of Homo sapiens chromosome 7, GRCh38.p14 Primary Assembly harbors:
- the BPGM gene encoding bisphosphoglycerate mutase has translation MSKYKLIMLRHGEGAWNKENRFCSWVDQKLNSEGMEEARNCGKQLKALNFEFDLVFTSVLNRSIHTAWLILEELGQEWVPVESSWRLNERHYGALIGLNREQMALNHGEEQVRLWRRSYNVTPPPIEESHPYYQEIYNDRRYKVCDVPLDQLPRSESLKDVLERLLPYWNERIAPEVLRGKTILISAHGNSSRALLKHLEGISDEDIINITLPTGVPILLELDENLRAVGPHQFLGDQEAIQAAIKKVEDQGKVKQAKK, from the exons ATGTCCAAGTACAAACTTATTATGTTAAGACATGGAGAGGGTGCTTGGAATAAGGAGAACCGTTTTTGTAGCTGGGTGGATCAGAAACTCAACAGCGAAGGAATGGAGGAAGCTCGGAACTGTGGGAAGCAACTCAAAGCGTTAAACTTTGAGTTTGATCTTGTATTCACATCTGTCCTTAATCGGTCCATTCACACAGCCTGGCTGATCCTGGAAGAGCTAGGCCAGGAATGGGTGCCTGTGGAAAGCTCCTGGCGTCTAAATGAGCGTCACTATGGGGCCTTGATCGGTCTCAACAGGGAGCAGATGGCTTTGAATCATGGTGAAGAACAAGTGAGGCTCTGGAGAAGAAGCTACAATGTAACCCCGCCTCCCATTGAGGAGTCTCATCCTTACTACCAAGAAATCTACAACGACCGGAGGTATAAAGTATGCGATGTGCCCTTGGATCAACTGCCACGGTCGGAAAGCTTAAAGGATGTTCTGGAGAGACTCCTTCCCTATTGGAATGAAAGGATTGCTCCCGAAGTATTACGTGGCAAAACCATTCTGATATCTGCTCATGGAAATAGCAGTAGGGCACTCCTAAAACACCTGGAAG GTATCTCAGATGAAGACATCATCAACATTACTCTTCCTACTGGAGTCCCCATTCTTCTGGAATTGGATGAAAACCTGCGTGCTGTTGGGCCTCATCAGTTCCTGGGTGACCAAGAGGCGATCCAAGCAGCCATTAAGAAAGTAGAAGATCAAGGAAAAGTGAAACAAGCTAAAAAATAG